A single genomic interval of Brevibacillus brevis harbors:
- a CDS encoding AHH domain-containing protein: MNTTEKLAGYENIQLVSPFEIQSLQDVRIVKKVNEHARLFVTAIIPEEKSDRYIEMATSEDTVALNLVENGSLMKTLFKGLVDSVSVNFVRGVYHLELEAVSHTQRMDGQRKMRSFQHKQMTYASLLDEITKDYPGSDYLDHASNGAPLGTVAIQYQETDWQFLKRLASRFGSILVAEAVADKPKFWFGLPEGRTAQLTDASYTISKRLSPFMETTENGYAAGMSENDFLTYEVESGQVLQLGDRVNYQGKELVVAGSTTRIDHALLIHTYQLMPEAGVRQNPIRNDDICGAALEGKIIDIQKDTVKIHLDIDPKQPKAEASWFPYATVYSAEGNSGFHCMPQMGDSVKLYFSTPDEEGAMAVSSVRKGGGSTAKTGNPGIKYWGTNFGKELMMGGKELVLTAKESKEGNIFIKLHEEDGIEIHSMHPIVFSSEKDMEITSDTKVEIKAKEAIYLMCSTSSMILDGEVDLQAPKIEMVGLTKAPVVVEDLPQEEEEEEVVEEEQEEEKSGWGFLDSLQLGLDIVGMIPVIGEVADVVNAGISVARGDYAGAAMSLAAAIPGAGTAVTAAKLTTKAVKATKAMSKATKAVKAADKALGVSKAVKATANAASAVKGKVVTAARNIQESMDKLAAVQKLKKSMVGKFMQKPVVKEVLKEAGSEALDYATDGVFSTVTGMAWARKRIKGKHKKPDKLRKMNVKKVKPKSCIKDPVHGGTGAQFIVHPALKLYGAETWTFELHYNSLLLQEGALGKAWTHNYEMRLEFLDETREEITVWWNASRANTFTRVQGGLYRSSDADVFFDELRERQDGYTLWVKETRETYDFARNGQALRHTVAAGMSLLFSYDQHGRLNRLTEERSRRAFSLEYDSKGLLSRLSDGTRYLSFVYDSSCHLTSFTDPKGITSDLRYTADGQLEKLFLDGTQLYVNTFDEEGRIICQTDAAGIPGYIQYDTESRPGKMVTTFTDGNGNTEVMIHDNNGNLLEKTEKDGTITKYSYNEWGQTTSETNGAGETTTYIYDNRGNKVKVVDPLGNTSTYTYNENDLLVAEEDAESGVTFYAYDEHERLISITRPDGCTSRIDYNEYGQKTTYINFSGAKTTYQYDGYGRIVSVQDGEGRKIRVGYDNTGRMVSFTDAFGGTIERSFDSNDNLVSTTDPIGRIQKFFYDSHDRRIKEVYPLGTATELTYTITGKIETVTNALGERIQYLYDREWQVIAVVNRSGVKTNLERDTMGRITSVIDPFGNRQRYEYDAAGRLKAVYDATGQKVSGLIYDGVGNVLSHIDALGRTNQYQFNKLHQVIGMTNAVGQKTRFAYDAAARLIEVLENETALYKQQYDAEGRLTSYMDANGNVTTLTYDASGMLLSERNSTREGMTYRYDKRGLLADKTNARGQETTYHYDAAGQLIEQKDEAGTVRRTFDAEGRVVRVTEDGKETKRRTYDLLDRIVSSTDQNGYTVQYTYDVGGRLATLTYPDGKRVCYTYDLMGQLTTVTDWAGRVTRYTYDENYRLIRTERPNGTVEQRHYDAAGQLLRLWDQNAQGVMLQQYRFVYNELGQIIQEEEKQYTYDALRRLTSGAMAGRKILYTYDQGGNITAIGDSGSRLATAMTYAKDNRLDTVDGQQVQYDEDGNLLLLPGKQQPETYAYDARNRLVRAGQARYTYDAEYVRTSMTWNGKTTRYAVDQNADLTQVLMELEENGAVKAYYVYGLGLIGREDAQGDYLSYHADMRGSTTLLTDEHGRVTDRYTYGLYGELEVHEGRTKQPFCYNGRDGVMTDPNGLYYMRARYYHPGLKRFLNRDVLQGDMTDGQTFNRFAYVNGDPIRYIDPLGLMKDCEKGASVFTSQGYATKVSNKTKVYGTHNPSDSASTILRNELKAAGVETPPYPNAAHHIIPWNDPRAYDAQQILKRYGIDFNSAANGVFLPNKPSKYVGDEALHIGNHGPDYIKYVTKALQETEQMGGTQADIVHTINTIRGKLLNGTLPLN; the protein is encoded by the coding sequence ATGAATACGACAGAGAAGCTGGCTGGATACGAAAATATTCAGTTGGTCTCACCCTTTGAAATCCAAAGCCTGCAAGATGTCAGAATCGTGAAGAAAGTTAATGAGCACGCCAGACTGTTCGTCACCGCAATCATCCCGGAGGAAAAAAGCGACCGTTACATTGAGATGGCGACGAGCGAGGATACAGTCGCGCTGAATTTGGTGGAAAACGGTTCACTTATGAAGACATTGTTCAAAGGACTCGTGGATTCCGTCAGTGTGAACTTCGTTCGAGGTGTGTACCATTTGGAGCTGGAAGCGGTCTCGCACACACAGCGAATGGACGGACAGCGCAAGATGCGCTCTTTTCAGCATAAACAAATGACGTATGCCAGTCTGCTGGATGAAATCACAAAGGACTATCCTGGCTCGGATTATTTGGACCATGCTTCGAACGGAGCGCCGCTTGGGACCGTCGCCATCCAGTATCAGGAGACAGATTGGCAGTTTTTAAAGCGACTGGCCTCTCGCTTCGGCTCTATTCTCGTCGCCGAGGCTGTCGCGGATAAGCCAAAGTTTTGGTTCGGCTTGCCCGAGGGACGTACCGCCCAATTGACAGACGCCAGCTACACTATCAGCAAAAGGCTGTCTCCCTTTATGGAAACGACAGAAAACGGCTACGCGGCAGGTATGTCGGAAAACGATTTTCTCACCTATGAAGTAGAAAGCGGACAGGTCCTCCAGCTCGGAGACCGCGTGAACTACCAAGGCAAAGAGCTGGTCGTCGCCGGTTCAACAACGAGGATCGACCATGCCCTTCTCATTCACACCTATCAACTCATGCCCGAAGCAGGCGTCCGTCAAAACCCTATTCGCAACGATGACATATGCGGCGCTGCTCTGGAAGGCAAGATCATCGACATCCAGAAGGACACCGTCAAAATCCACCTCGACATCGATCCGAAGCAGCCCAAGGCAGAAGCGAGCTGGTTCCCGTATGCCACGGTCTACTCGGCAGAGGGCAACAGCGGCTTTCACTGCATGCCGCAAATGGGCGACTCCGTCAAGCTATACTTCTCCACGCCAGATGAAGAAGGCGCTATGGCAGTCAGCTCCGTGCGAAAAGGTGGAGGCAGCACCGCGAAAACGGGCAATCCCGGCATCAAGTACTGGGGAACCAACTTTGGCAAAGAGCTGATGATGGGCGGCAAGGAGCTCGTTCTTACTGCCAAGGAGAGCAAGGAAGGCAATATTTTTATCAAGCTGCATGAAGAAGACGGCATCGAGATTCACAGCATGCATCCGATCGTATTTTCCTCGGAAAAGGATATGGAGATTACGTCAGACACCAAGGTTGAGATCAAGGCCAAGGAAGCCATTTACCTCATGTGCAGCACCAGCAGCATGATTTTGGACGGGGAAGTGGATCTTCAAGCGCCGAAGATTGAGATGGTCGGGCTGACGAAGGCGCCTGTGGTTGTGGAGGATTTGCCGCAGGAGGAGGAAGAGGAAGAAGTCGTTGAAGAGGAGCAGGAAGAGGAGAAGTCTGGATGGGGCTTCCTCGATAGCTTACAGCTTGGACTCGATATCGTCGGGATGATCCCTGTCATCGGGGAAGTGGCAGACGTCGTCAATGCGGGGATATCCGTCGCACGTGGCGATTATGCTGGTGCCGCTATGTCCCTTGCAGCCGCGATTCCTGGTGCGGGTACGGCAGTCACTGCGGCAAAGTTGACGACGAAAGCAGTGAAGGCAACAAAAGCGATGTCCAAGGCAACGAAAGCGGTCAAGGCAGCGGACAAAGCACTGGGTGTATCAAAAGCGGTCAAGGCGACGGCCAATGCAGCAAGCGCAGTGAAAGGCAAGGTCGTCACTGCTGCGCGGAATATTCAGGAGAGTATGGACAAGCTTGCTGCTGTGCAGAAGCTGAAGAAGAGCATGGTCGGCAAGTTCATGCAGAAGCCTGTTGTGAAAGAAGTGCTCAAGGAAGCGGGATCTGAGGCATTAGATTATGCGACGGACGGTGTCTTCTCGACCGTAACGGGAATGGCCTGGGCTCGGAAAAGAATCAAAGGGAAGCACAAGAAACCAGACAAGTTAAGAAAGATGAACGTCAAAAAAGTAAAACCGAAAAGCTGCATCAAAGACCCGGTCCATGGCGGTACTGGAGCGCAGTTTATCGTTCATCCTGCCCTCAAGCTGTATGGCGCCGAGACGTGGACGTTTGAGCTGCATTACAACTCCCTGCTTTTGCAAGAGGGCGCACTGGGCAAAGCATGGACACACAATTATGAAATGCGCCTGGAATTCCTGGATGAGACACGCGAAGAAATTACAGTTTGGTGGAATGCTAGCCGCGCCAATACCTTTACCCGTGTTCAGGGCGGATTATACCGATCCAGCGATGCGGATGTCTTTTTTGACGAACTGCGGGAAAGACAAGACGGCTATACGCTGTGGGTCAAGGAAACGAGAGAGACGTACGATTTTGCCAGAAATGGACAAGCACTTCGCCATACGGTGGCTGCCGGAATGTCGCTGCTCTTCAGCTATGACCAGCATGGCAGGCTGAATCGCTTGACAGAAGAGCGGAGTCGTCGAGCGTTTTCTCTGGAGTATGATAGTAAAGGATTGTTGTCTCGCTTGTCGGATGGGACTCGGTACCTTAGTTTCGTATACGATTCCTCTTGCCATTTGACTAGCTTTACTGATCCTAAAGGAATTACTAGTGACTTGAGATACACAGCTGACGGTCAGTTGGAAAAACTATTTTTGGACGGTACTCAACTCTATGTTAATACCTTTGACGAGGAAGGGCGCATAATCTGTCAGACAGATGCAGCAGGTATTCCTGGTTATATTCAATATGATACCGAGAGTCGACCTGGGAAAATGGTTACAACTTTCACAGATGGCAATGGGAATACCGAGGTCATGATCCATGACAATAATGGTAATTTATTGGAGAAAACTGAGAAGGATGGGACTATTACTAAGTACTCCTATAATGAGTGGGGACAAACTACTTCTGAGACAAATGGAGCTGGTGAGACAACCACATATATTTATGATAATCGCGGGAACAAGGTAAAAGTCGTAGATCCTCTTGGCAATACGAGTACGTATACGTATAACGAAAATGACCTCTTGGTCGCAGAAGAAGATGCGGAAAGTGGAGTGACTTTTTACGCTTATGATGAACATGAGCGTTTGATCAGTATTACCCGACCAGATGGTTGCACCTCTCGGATCGATTATAACGAGTATGGGCAAAAAACCACTTATATCAATTTTTCAGGTGCAAAGACAACCTATCAATATGATGGATATGGACGAATTGTTTCGGTTCAGGATGGAGAGGGCCGAAAAATCCGTGTTGGTTACGATAATACTGGGCGTATGGTAAGTTTTACGGACGCATTTGGAGGAACCATTGAGCGTTCTTTTGATTCAAATGATAATCTAGTAAGCACAACGGATCCCATTGGAAGAATTCAGAAGTTTTTTTACGATTCACATGATAGGCGAATAAAGGAAGTTTATCCGTTAGGAACAGCAACTGAGCTAACTTACACCATAACTGGAAAGATCGAAACAGTCACAAACGCATTAGGAGAACGAATTCAATATCTATACGACCGGGAATGGCAAGTTATTGCAGTAGTTAACCGATCAGGGGTAAAAACCAATCTCGAACGAGATACGATGGGTCGAATTACATCTGTTATTGATCCTTTTGGGAACCGTCAGCGGTATGAATATGATGCTGCTGGGCGATTAAAGGCTGTCTATGATGCAACCGGACAGAAGGTTAGTGGCCTTATTTATGATGGAGTAGGCAATGTTCTCTCTCATATAGATGCACTTGGACGAACAAATCAATACCAATTTAATAAACTTCACCAAGTCATTGGTATGACCAATGCTGTTGGTCAGAAAACCAGATTCGCCTACGACGCAGCCGCAAGACTGATCGAGGTACTGGAAAACGAAACAGCGTTATACAAGCAGCAGTACGACGCAGAGGGCCGTCTGACTAGTTATATGGATGCCAATGGTAATGTCACCACCCTCACCTACGATGCCAGTGGTATGCTTTTATCCGAACGCAACTCAACTCGAGAAGGAATGACCTACCGGTATGACAAGCGCGGATTGCTCGCTGACAAAACTAATGCACGTGGTCAGGAAACAACTTATCACTACGATGCAGCCGGACAGCTCATTGAGCAGAAGGACGAAGCTGGTACCGTCCGAAGGACTTTTGATGCTGAGGGTCGAGTAGTCCGTGTCACGGAAGATGGAAAAGAGACCAAGCGCCGCACCTACGATCTTTTGGATCGAATTGTCTCCAGCACAGATCAAAACGGGTATACTGTGCAATATACCTATGATGTCGGAGGTAGATTGGCAACGCTCACCTATCCAGATGGCAAGAGGGTTTGCTATACCTACGATCTTATGGGTCAACTGACCACTGTAACAGACTGGGCAGGTCGTGTTACACGCTACACCTACGATGAAAATTATCGCCTCATCCGTACAGAGCGACCGAACGGCACGGTAGAGCAGCGTCACTATGACGCAGCTGGGCAGCTTCTTCGTCTTTGGGATCAAAATGCGCAAGGTGTCATGCTCCAGCAATATCGGTTTGTGTACAACGAGCTCGGACAGATCATCCAAGAGGAAGAAAAGCAGTACACCTATGATGCCCTGCGGCGCCTGACGAGCGGAGCCATGGCAGGACGAAAGATTCTCTATACCTATGACCAGGGCGGGAATATTACCGCGATCGGGGATTCAGGTTCGCGTCTTGCTACGGCGATGACGTACGCCAAGGACAACCGACTGGATACCGTAGATGGTCAACAGGTTCAGTATGACGAGGACGGCAATCTGCTGTTACTACCAGGCAAGCAACAGCCAGAAACGTATGCGTATGATGCCCGCAATCGTCTCGTACGTGCCGGACAAGCTCGCTACACCTATGATGCCGAATACGTGCGTACCTCCATGACATGGAACGGTAAGACGACACGGTACGCGGTCGACCAAAACGCTGACCTGACTCAGGTTCTTATGGAACTGGAGGAAAATGGAGCCGTAAAAGCGTATTATGTATATGGACTGGGGCTCATTGGTCGTGAAGATGCGCAAGGCGATTATTTGTCCTATCATGCGGATATGCGCGGCAGTACGACCCTTTTGACCGACGAGCATGGTCGAGTCACAGACCGTTATACCTACGGATTGTACGGGGAACTGGAAGTACACGAGGGCAGGACAAAACAGCCGTTTTGCTACAACGGTCGCGATGGAGTCATGACCGACCCGAATGGGTTGTATTACATGCGGGCGCGGTATTACCATCCGGGGTTAAAGCGGTTCCTGAACCGAGATGTGCTCCAAGGAGATATGACGGACGGGCAGACGTTTAACCGCTTTGCTTATGTGAACGGGGACCCTATACGATATATTGATCCGTTAGGATTAATGAAGGATTGTGAAAAGGGAGCTAGTGTATTTACTTCGCAAGGATATGCAACTAAAGTAAGCAATAAAACAAAAGTATATGGTACCCACAATCCATCAGACAGTGCTTCAACAATTTTAAGAAATGAACTTAAAGCAGCTGGGGTTGAAACACCTCCTTATCCAAATGCAGCACATCATATTATTCCGTGGAATGACCCTAGGGCTTATGATGCTCAACAGATTTTAAAAAGGTATGGTATTGATTTTAACTCAGCAGCGAATGGAGTCTTCTTACCTAATAAACCGTCTAAATATGTGGGTGATGAAGCTCTGCATATTGGAAATCATGGACCTGACTATATTAAATATGTAACCAAAGCATTACAAGAGACCGAGCAAATGGGTGGTACTCAGGCTGACATAGTTCACACTATAAATACAATAAGAGGCAAATTACTTAACGGTACTTTACCGTTAAATTGA
- a CDS encoding DUF4280 domain-containing protein, whose protein sequence is MPMIEDVDVVPSSAPKKSYVVAGAILTCDYGSQKNKLKTPFSHGVYIRNQAQMNVNDYMPQVNIMPFGKCKCEKNPTVAAATAANNGVLKPMPCVPVVTMPWIDGKADVLVENHPALLNTSTNMCIYGGCIRIEDDGQEQ, encoded by the coding sequence ATGCCCATGATTGAAGATGTCGATGTTGTACCTTCGTCGGCTCCGAAGAAAAGCTACGTCGTGGCGGGAGCAATTCTCACGTGCGACTACGGGAGCCAGAAGAACAAGCTGAAAACGCCGTTTAGTCATGGCGTGTACATTCGCAACCAGGCACAAATGAACGTGAATGACTATATGCCGCAAGTGAACATCATGCCGTTTGGCAAATGCAAATGCGAGAAAAATCCAACCGTCGCGGCTGCTACTGCTGCCAACAACGGTGTACTCAAGCCGATGCCATGCGTTCCTGTGGTCACTATGCCCTGGATCGATGGCAAAGCAGATGTACTCGTGGAAAACCATCCCGCCCTGTTAAACACCAGCACGAACATGTGCATATATGGAGGCTGCATTCGCATCGAAGACGACGGACAGGAGCAATAG
- a CDS encoding imm11 family protein, with protein sequence MNYFILSQDERIASAVEPTGVFDVIRQEWLTTEYQDELDEAVIQFDIKQKKENDYLDFLDRPIPLYSNRLKTIIHKFAPKLFVKSVVLVDRERIKQDLYWMMILPRVNCLSEQSEFHKDGSLKRLVLDPEKIGRHTIFQIEGIREPYIIIDLRLAEALLRRDFFGIRLKKAEQAGRRMSHAHD encoded by the coding sequence ATGAATTATTTCATCTTGTCACAGGACGAGCGAATCGCGAGTGCAGTAGAGCCAACAGGCGTTTTTGACGTCATCCGGCAGGAGTGGCTCACCACAGAATATCAGGACGAGTTGGACGAGGCCGTCATTCAGTTCGACATCAAGCAAAAGAAAGAAAACGACTACCTGGATTTTCTCGACAGACCGATCCCGCTCTATTCCAACCGTTTAAAGACAATCATCCACAAGTTCGCGCCGAAGCTGTTTGTCAAATCTGTCGTGCTCGTAGACAGGGAGCGGATCAAGCAGGATTTGTACTGGATGATGATCCTGCCGCGTGTGAACTGCCTGTCAGAGCAAAGCGAGTTTCACAAGGACGGCTCACTCAAACGGCTGGTTCTCGATCCAGAAAAGATTGGACGTCATACGATTTTTCAAATCGAAGGGATTCGTGAACCGTATATCATCATCGATTTGCGGCTGGCGGAAGCTTTGCTGCGCAGGGACTTTTTCGGTATCCGCTTGAAAAAAGCAGAGCAAGCAGGGAGGAGAATGAGTCATGCCCATGATTGA
- a CDS encoding pentapeptide repeat-containing protein, with amino-acid sequence MEREEALQHFKEHEVPKRTIASLHALDAYYQANKERLAKEFLRSFEAICQRVVDKQEQGAKGKLAYLTYSMLRTELLEGSNQYLLEATDSSWFFDPVECQTSYDASWAYHFLDRLAIEWNEAARAYAGHVRLPDIERIKLVEAEKFHQYVVHLIRYAMVQAVQLEVFQQVDKELELEVRVGEYLDQSEIVYCLDTRHKDSEMIRAWLEEKQELEYGYKVLAGLDLGQGQFDGLDLRYSDLSDSQLTKATLRESVLVGTRWHRAQLKAVDFGDSLIHGADFTGANLLGASFREASGPRGLLEPDAWEMPGFDGVLFIGADLTGTDFTGADLRGADFTDAILTGANFSGALLERAVFSEEARGSILLDELQERHVVWREGSQV; translated from the coding sequence ATGGAAAGAGAGGAAGCCTTGCAGCATTTCAAGGAGCACGAGGTGCCGAAGAGAACCATCGCCAGCCTGCATGCCTTGGATGCTTACTATCAGGCGAATAAAGAAAGGCTCGCAAAAGAATTTCTCCGTTCATTTGAAGCAATATGTCAACGCGTGGTTGATAAGCAGGAGCAAGGGGCAAAGGGCAAACTGGCGTACTTGACCTATTCCATGCTGCGGACGGAGCTTCTGGAGGGAAGCAATCAGTATTTGCTGGAAGCTACGGATAGCAGTTGGTTTTTCGATCCGGTGGAGTGTCAAACCAGCTATGATGCGAGCTGGGCGTATCACTTTTTGGATCGACTCGCAATCGAATGGAACGAGGCTGCCAGAGCGTATGCCGGACACGTAAGACTTCCCGATATCGAACGGATCAAGCTCGTGGAGGCAGAGAAGTTTCATCAATATGTCGTTCACTTGATCCGTTATGCCATGGTGCAGGCTGTTCAGTTGGAAGTCTTTCAACAGGTGGACAAGGAGCTGGAGTTGGAGGTGCGTGTCGGAGAGTATCTGGATCAAAGCGAGATCGTGTACTGTCTGGATACTCGCCACAAAGATTCCGAGATGATCCGTGCTTGGCTGGAAGAAAAGCAAGAGCTGGAATACGGCTACAAGGTTTTGGCTGGCCTCGATCTGGGACAAGGGCAATTCGATGGTCTTGATTTACGTTATTCGGACCTCTCTGACAGTCAGCTAACGAAAGCGACCCTTCGCGAAAGTGTTTTGGTCGGAACGAGATGGCATCGTGCGCAGCTAAAAGCGGTTGATTTCGGCGACAGTCTCATTCATGGAGCGGATTTTACCGGGGCGAATCTGCTAGGTGCGAGCTTTCGTGAAGCATCCGGGCCAAGGGGTCTGTTGGAACCAGATGCGTGGGAGATGCCCGGTTTTGATGGCGTCTTGTTCATCGGGGCGGACTTGACCGGGACTGATTTTACCGGAGCAGATCTGCGCGGAGCAGACTTTACAGATGCGATTTTGACCGGTGCGAATTTTAGCGGAGCGCTTCTCGAGAGAGCTGTATTCTCGGAGGAGGCCAGGGGGTCCATTCTGTTGGACGAACTTCAGGAGCGACATGTCGTTTGGCGAGAGGGGAGTCAGGTATGA
- a CDS encoding contractile injection system protein, VgrG/Pvc8 family, which translates to MSLPVIAYNNLQISPYQLTHLVELTITKKINEHARLTFTGIVPEELKDSYVEMTEAQTPIEISQVDNEGNATPLFAGIVLEIGIKAVRDVYYLYVEAVSPTYNLDVKRKSRSFQNKAMTYGALLKTIAGEYPGMDIMDMASNGGKLGSFTMQYQETDWQFLKRLASRFQTGLMPASVFEKPKFSFGVPEGASKGKLDDFHYRVRKNLSEYRHSSENGVKGVDENDYIFYEVETDRVLDLGNGVDFKGKSLYVHEAYTEMKKGLLKHKYLLASKKGMSQKPLHNSLIVGASVQGKVIEVSKDNVKIHLDIDESQSKSEAHWFPYSSVYTAEGNSGWYCMPELDDYVRVYFPSNKESDGIAISSVRKNSDEGETNKLGNPDIKYFRTANGKELMFSPSEVLLSAKDGEILIRMTDADGIQIFSKKNIKVVSEKDILMDSATKVIISAKEEISLTCKESNIKMDGNTSIVGQELKTN; encoded by the coding sequence ATGAGTCTTCCTGTCATTGCCTACAACAATTTGCAAATCTCTCCTTATCAATTGACGCATCTGGTAGAACTGACGATTACGAAAAAGATTAATGAGCACGCTCGCCTGACATTTACGGGGATCGTACCAGAAGAATTGAAGGACAGCTATGTAGAAATGACAGAAGCACAGACCCCGATCGAAATCAGCCAGGTGGATAACGAAGGCAACGCCACGCCGCTTTTTGCGGGGATCGTTCTGGAGATAGGCATCAAAGCCGTCCGAGACGTCTATTATTTGTACGTCGAAGCGGTCTCGCCTACGTACAATCTCGACGTGAAGCGCAAGAGCCGTTCATTTCAAAACAAAGCCATGACCTACGGTGCCCTTTTGAAAACAATCGCAGGTGAATATCCAGGCATGGACATTATGGACATGGCCTCCAATGGTGGGAAGCTTGGTTCCTTTACCATGCAGTATCAGGAGACGGATTGGCAATTTCTTAAGCGGCTTGCTTCGCGTTTTCAGACCGGACTGATGCCAGCATCCGTCTTTGAAAAGCCGAAGTTCAGCTTTGGTGTGCCAGAGGGTGCCTCGAAAGGTAAGCTGGACGATTTTCACTATCGGGTGCGTAAAAATTTGAGTGAATACCGCCATTCCTCGGAAAACGGGGTCAAGGGCGTGGATGAAAATGACTACATCTTTTACGAGGTCGAGACGGATCGCGTTCTCGATTTGGGCAACGGTGTGGATTTCAAAGGGAAGAGCTTGTATGTGCATGAGGCCTATACCGAGATGAAGAAAGGCTTGCTCAAGCACAAGTATTTGCTCGCGTCCAAAAAAGGAATGAGCCAAAAGCCGCTCCACAATTCGCTCATCGTAGGGGCATCGGTGCAGGGAAAAGTCATTGAGGTCTCAAAAGACAACGTCAAAATCCACCTCGATATCGATGAGAGCCAAAGCAAGAGCGAGGCGCACTGGTTCCCGTATTCCTCGGTTTATACAGCCGAAGGAAACAGCGGTTGGTATTGCATGCCGGAGCTCGATGACTACGTCCGCGTCTATTTTCCGAGCAACAAGGAAAGTGACGGGATTGCGATCAGCTCTGTCCGGAAAAATTCAGACGAGGGCGAAACGAACAAGCTCGGGAATCCCGATATCAAATACTTCCGAACGGCTAACGGAAAAGAACTGATGTTCAGCCCATCAGAGGTATTGCTTAGCGCAAAGGACGGGGAAATCCTCATTCGCATGACCGACGCGGACGGCATCCAGATTTTCAGCAAGAAAAATATCAAGGTTGTCTCCGAAAAGGACATTTTGATGGACTCAGCCACGAAGGTGATCATCTCGGCGAAAGAGGAGATCAGTCTCACCTGCAAAGAGAGCAACATCAAGATGGACGGAAATACAAGCATCGTCGGGCAGGAGCTCAAAACCAATTGA